One window from the genome of Streptomyces sp. NBC_00708 encodes:
- a CDS encoding ATP-binding protein: MSQLRAPDARPERREGGRHGRPGARSHSAAARPRAARPSPEARIRPQLLRTAVLPALAVALAGAAAVIFTARAGHARPSTELWIALGAAGALAAAAVVAAFLAANRAATTVFGRCLALRRTSAQSQAELQRVVEQLRNGEPVPARRAPQSTPPGGDPFELLAQELGRQQEAAVAAVVDASRLSEPSGGGEDQKVEVFVNLARRLQSLVHREIQLLDELEHEVEDPDLLKGLFHVDHLATRIRRHAENLAVLGGAVSRRQWSNPVTMTEVLRSAIAEVEQYPRVKLVPPIDGTLRGHAVADVIHLLAELVENATVFSAPHTQVLLRAQHVTAGLALEVEDRGLGMPGDEQKRMNALLTDPDQVNVARLLQDGRIGLFVVASLARRHGIAVRLQSNIYGGTQAVLVLPQTLLGADDDASARTGETPVPPPGPVHRPPPLEEGPAPRDQAPAPEPERRPYVPSQQPRPHRAPQQPARQDEAPPLPLRAERVDRPADDAPPAIRSGEGTAPEPSPETPADRPLLPKRANQEHLVPQLREAPAPRSEDEPVLHDPGLVAAFRRGIDLAEARAESEAEPETAPDAPAGATRTTTAAQLGAPPRPLPVRGPAAPAQLHGAGAYPGDHDPLAANPTKE, from the coding sequence ATGTCTCAACTTCGCGCACCCGACGCGCGACCGGAACGACGAGAGGGCGGGCGGCACGGCCGACCGGGCGCCCGTTCCCACTCGGCCGCGGCCAGACCGCGCGCCGCCCGCCCGTCCCCCGAGGCGCGCATACGCCCCCAACTCCTGCGCACCGCCGTGCTGCCGGCCCTCGCGGTCGCCCTCGCCGGCGCCGCGGCCGTCATCTTCACCGCCCGCGCGGGCCACGCCCGGCCGTCCACGGAACTCTGGATCGCCCTGGGCGCCGCCGGCGCGCTGGCGGCCGCCGCGGTCGTCGCCGCCTTCCTGGCCGCCAACCGGGCCGCCACCACCGTGTTCGGCCGCTGCCTCGCGCTCCGCCGGACCAGCGCCCAGAGCCAGGCCGAACTGCAGCGCGTCGTGGAACAGCTGCGCAACGGCGAACCCGTGCCCGCCCGGCGTGCCCCGCAGTCCACGCCGCCCGGTGGCGACCCCTTCGAGCTGCTGGCCCAGGAGCTCGGCCGCCAGCAGGAGGCGGCCGTGGCCGCCGTCGTCGACGCCTCCCGGCTCTCCGAGCCCAGCGGCGGCGGCGAGGACCAGAAGGTCGAGGTCTTCGTCAACCTCGCCCGCCGCCTCCAGTCGCTCGTGCACCGCGAGATCCAGCTGCTCGACGAGCTGGAGCACGAGGTCGAGGACCCGGACCTGCTCAAGGGCCTCTTCCACGTCGACCACCTGGCCACCCGCATCCGCCGCCACGCCGAGAACCTGGCCGTGCTCGGCGGCGCGGTCTCCCGCCGCCAATGGAGCAACCCCGTCACCATGACCGAGGTGCTGCGCTCCGCGATCGCCGAGGTCGAGCAGTACCCCCGGGTCAAGCTCGTCCCCCCGATCGACGGCACCCTGCGCGGGCACGCCGTGGCCGACGTCATCCACCTCCTCGCCGAACTCGTCGAGAACGCCACGGTGTTCTCCGCCCCGCACACCCAGGTGCTCCTGCGCGCCCAGCACGTCACCGCCGGACTCGCCCTGGAGGTGGAGGACCGCGGACTCGGCATGCCCGGGGACGAGCAGAAGCGGATGAACGCCCTGCTCACCGACCCCGACCAGGTCAATGTCGCCCGCCTCCTCCAGGACGGCAGGATCGGCCTGTTCGTGGTCGCCTCGCTGGCCCGCCGGCACGGCATCGCCGTACGGCTGCAGAGCAACATCTACGGAGGCACCCAGGCCGTCCTGGTCCTCCCGCAGACCCTGCTCGGCGCCGACGACGACGCCTCCGCCCGCACCGGCGAGACACCGGTCCCGCCCCCCGGGCCCGTACACCGCCCGCCGCCCCTGGAAGAGGGCCCGGCACCGCGCGACCAGGCGCCCGCCCCCGAGCCGGAGCGCCGCCCCTACGTCCCCAGCCAGCAGCCCCGCCCGCACCGGGCGCCGCAGCAGCCGGCCCGGCAGGACGAGGCGCCGCCCCTTCCCCTGCGCGCCGAACGCGTGGACCGGCCGGCCGATGACGCGCCGCCCGCGATCCGCTCCGGCGAGGGGACCGCACCGGAGCCCTCGCCGGAGACTCCCGCGGACCGGCCGCTGCTCCCCAAGCGCGCCAACCAGGAACACCTGGTCCCGCAGCTCAGGGAGGCACCCGCCCCGAGGTCCGAGGACGAGCCCGTCCTGCACGACCCCGGGCTCGTCGCCGCCTTCCGGCGCGGCATCGACCTCGCCGAGGCGCGCGCCGAGTCCGAGGCCGAGCCGGAGACCGCGCCCGACGCGCCGGCCGGTGCCACGCGCACGACGACGGCCGCGCAGCTGGGAGCACCGCCCCGGCCGCTCCCGGTCCGCGGACCGGCCGCACCCGCGCAACTGCACGGAGCCGGGGCGTACCCCGGCGACCACGACCCACTCGCAGCGAACCCCACCAAGGAGTAG
- a CDS encoding roadblock/LC7 domain-containing protein, whose translation MATDMPSGQVSDLDWLLSGLVQRVPYTRSAVLLSADGLVKSLHGMDADSADHMAALAAGLYSLGRSAGARFGDNGEVRQVVVELDSTLLFVATAGSGTCLAVLAGRNADAAVLGYEMAMLVKSVRPYLMTPVRQAAGTPGAAGL comes from the coding sequence ATGGCGACCGATATGCCGTCCGGTCAGGTCTCGGACCTCGACTGGCTGCTGAGCGGCCTGGTACAGCGCGTGCCGTACACCCGCAGCGCGGTCCTGCTCTCCGCCGACGGGCTGGTGAAGTCCCTCCATGGCATGGATGCCGACAGCGCCGACCACATGGCGGCGCTGGCAGCCGGTCTCTACTCGCTGGGCCGCAGCGCCGGAGCGAGGTTCGGGGACAACGGAGAGGTCCGCCAGGTGGTCGTCGAGCTCGACTCGACGCTGCTGTTCGTCGCCACCGCCGGCTCCGGGACATGTCTGGCGGTACTGGCCGGCCGCAACGCCGACGCCGCCGTGCTCGGTTACGAGATGGCCATGCTGGTCAAGAGCGTGCGGCCCTATCTCATGACCCCGGTGAGACAGGCGGCCGGGACGCCCGGCGCCGCGGGGCTGTGA
- a CDS encoding DUF742 domain-containing protein, translating into MAVTQDGPLLDDAAGRLIRPYTVSNGRTRPTAVLDLLSLVMATGSVPQTHLGPEHSVALGLCEGPTSVAEIAAHLRLPAVVTKVLVSDLVDCGAVTAHAPAFHDTPTDRHLLEAVLDGLRRQL; encoded by the coding sequence ATGGCGGTCACCCAGGACGGGCCGCTGCTCGACGACGCGGCGGGCCGCCTCATCCGCCCCTACACGGTGAGCAACGGCCGTACCCGTCCCACGGCCGTGCTCGACCTGCTCTCCCTGGTGATGGCCACCGGCTCCGTCCCGCAGACCCATCTCGGCCCCGAGCACTCGGTGGCCCTGGGGCTGTGCGAGGGCCCCACATCGGTGGCCGAGATCGCCGCACATCTGAGGCTGCCCGCCGTCGTGACCAAGGTCCTCGTCTCCGACCTGGTCGACTGCGGCGCCGTCACCGCCCACGCGCCCGCCTTCCATGACACGCCCACCGACCGACATCTGCTGGAGGCAGTGCTCGATGGCTTACGACGACAGCTCTGA
- a CDS encoding ATP/GTP-binding protein, with product MAYDDSSDGYGYPDGTGYGYGYADDGSGGGYAQETATAEYAAAPAAAEGFPVALKVLVAGGFGVGKTTFVGAVSEIAPLSTEELLTQASEATDSLEGVESKTSTTVAMDFGRITLDDQHVLYLFGTPGQERFWFMWDELSQGALGAVVIADTRRLEECFAAVDFFERRGIGFVVAVNEFDGAYRYGPEEVRAALDLSPEVPVVLCDARMASSGTGTLVTLVQHLINATDAAVPLPGHAGYGVRP from the coding sequence ATGGCTTACGACGACAGCTCTGACGGCTACGGCTACCCGGACGGCACCGGCTATGGCTACGGCTACGCGGACGACGGCTCCGGCGGCGGGTACGCGCAGGAGACCGCCACTGCCGAGTACGCCGCCGCCCCAGCCGCCGCCGAGGGCTTCCCCGTCGCGCTCAAGGTGCTGGTGGCGGGCGGCTTCGGCGTCGGCAAGACGACGTTCGTCGGTGCCGTCAGCGAGATCGCACCCCTGAGCACGGAAGAGCTGCTGACCCAGGCGAGCGAGGCGACCGACAGCCTGGAAGGCGTCGAGTCGAAGACCTCCACCACCGTGGCGATGGACTTCGGCCGCATCACGCTCGACGACCAGCATGTGCTGTACCTCTTCGGCACACCGGGCCAGGAACGCTTCTGGTTCATGTGGGACGAACTCTCGCAGGGCGCGCTGGGAGCGGTGGTCATCGCCGACACCCGCAGACTGGAGGAGTGCTTCGCGGCCGTCGACTTCTTCGAACGGCGCGGCATCGGATTCGTCGTGGCCGTCAACGAGTTCGACGGCGCCTACCGCTACGGCCCCGAGGAGGTACGGGCCGCGCTCGACCTGTCCCCCGAGGTGCCGGTCGTGCTGTGCGACGCCCGCATGGCCAGCTCCGGCACCGGCACCCTCGTGACCCTGGTACAGCACCTCATCAACGCCACCGACGCCGCCGTGCCGCTGCCCGGTCACGCCGGATACGGGGTCCGGCCGTGA
- a CDS encoding GAF domain-containing protein, with product MIPHAAGRLLLTPVDSEAPVRTRRLRSLGLGERDDASFDDFDAFADRVAEVTDVPFSMVNFIDGNRQFYAGLHTPAGTRRGADLGATAAGSGRSGRYVALDHGYCPHVVVRRKALVLEDVCDYPRFAGNPVVDDIGIRSYLGAPLIDRTGIALGAVCAVDTVPRPWGRAGLDTIKSLAQELVGHLHLREDNAFRY from the coding sequence GTGATCCCGCACGCCGCCGGGCGGCTGCTGCTGACGCCGGTCGACAGCGAGGCGCCCGTGCGTACACGGCGGCTGCGCAGCCTCGGCCTGGGGGAGCGGGACGACGCCTCGTTCGACGACTTCGACGCCTTCGCCGACAGGGTGGCCGAAGTGACGGACGTGCCGTTCTCGATGGTCAACTTCATCGACGGAAACCGGCAGTTCTACGCGGGACTGCACACCCCCGCCGGTACCCGCAGGGGCGCGGACCTGGGCGCCACCGCCGCGGGCAGCGGCCGCAGCGGGCGGTACGTGGCCCTCGACCACGGCTACTGCCCGCACGTCGTCGTCCGGCGCAAGGCGCTGGTGCTGGAGGACGTCTGCGACTACCCCCGGTTCGCGGGCAACCCGGTCGTCGACGACATAGGCATCCGCTCCTATCTGGGGGCACCGCTCATCGACCGCACCGGGATCGCGCTGGGCGCCGTCTGCGCCGTCGACACCGTGCCCCGCCCCTGGGGAAGGGCGGGACTCGACACCATCAAGTCCCTGGCGCAGGAGCTCGTCGGGCACCTTCACCTCCGGGAGGACAACGCCTTCCGGTACTGA
- a CDS encoding DUF2264 domain-containing protein: MSVAPHLHLPPTDRILSSRTGWTRAHWEATADRMLEALTPYATPGFAQYRLPGRNSWSGVVSDGLEGFARSFLLAACRIAGAGGAVDPALTERYAAGLAAGTDPASGEAWPRLTDCSQQMVEAASVAVALHETRPWIWDRLDARVQERVVDWLSGFVGGRTWDNNWRLFQVVSEQFLASVGAPHSRSDIEGGLDRIEDWYVGDGWYTDGSGRNFDYYIGWAMHLYPLLWARIAGPENDGGRAAVYRERLSRFLEDYPHFFGADGSPVHQGRSLCYRFASLAPVWMGALADCTPLAPGLTRRLASGALRHFAERGVPDERGLLTLGWYDTFLPATQPYSGPASPYWASKGFLGLLLPADHAVWTAHELPLPVEESDTYTALPAPGWLLHGTRHDGIVRLVNHGSDHNPLPEAGDTDPDAGAGEDDPHYAKLAYSTATAPESAPHAFARNVDNHLALLAPDGTPSRRRRIHPLRCEDRVAASWSTARLPGDEHAYRIGTTSVLHGPWEIRVHRVEAPEGAVVREGGHAVAHGTSPFASSGPGWALARTAEGLSSAVVGLYGWDGGPEDAAVARDVESNAYGPHSAVPYLRGAPHRGGRSVHVTLVVLSRDAVHPEALRTAVRVRVDGDAVTLGFLDGRTVEV, encoded by the coding sequence ATGTCCGTCGCCCCGCATCTGCACCTGCCGCCCACCGACCGGATCCTGTCGTCCCGCACGGGCTGGACCCGGGCGCACTGGGAGGCGACCGCCGACCGGATGCTGGAGGCGCTGACGCCGTACGCGACACCGGGCTTCGCCCAGTACCGGCTGCCCGGCCGGAACAGCTGGTCCGGTGTCGTGTCCGACGGGCTGGAGGGTTTCGCTAGGTCGTTCCTGCTCGCCGCCTGCCGGATCGCGGGCGCGGGCGGGGCGGTCGACCCCGCGCTGACCGAGCGGTACGCGGCGGGGCTCGCCGCCGGCACCGACCCGGCGAGCGGGGAGGCGTGGCCGCGGCTGACGGACTGTTCGCAGCAGATGGTGGAGGCGGCGTCCGTCGCGGTCGCGCTGCACGAGACCCGGCCGTGGATCTGGGACCGGCTCGACGCCCGGGTGCAGGAGCGGGTCGTCGACTGGCTCTCGGGCTTCGTCGGCGGGCGGACCTGGGACAACAACTGGCGTCTGTTCCAGGTGGTTTCGGAACAGTTCCTGGCATCGGTCGGCGCCCCCCACAGCCGGTCGGACATCGAGGGCGGACTCGACCGGATCGAGGACTGGTACGTCGGTGACGGCTGGTACACCGACGGGAGCGGGCGCAACTTCGACTACTACATCGGCTGGGCCATGCATCTGTACCCGCTGCTGTGGGCGCGGATCGCGGGCCCGGAGAACGACGGCGGCCGGGCGGCCGTCTACCGGGAGCGCCTGAGCCGCTTCCTGGAGGACTACCCCCACTTCTTCGGGGCCGATGGCTCCCCGGTCCACCAGGGCCGGTCGCTCTGCTACCGCTTCGCCTCGCTGGCCCCGGTCTGGATGGGCGCGCTCGCGGACTGCACCCCGCTCGCGCCGGGGCTCACCCGGCGCCTCGCCTCCGGGGCGCTGCGGCACTTCGCGGAGCGCGGGGTGCCCGACGAGCGGGGGCTGCTGACGCTCGGCTGGTACGACACGTTCCTGCCCGCCACGCAGCCGTACTCCGGTCCCGCGTCGCCGTACTGGGCGAGCAAGGGGTTCCTCGGGCTCCTGCTCCCGGCCGACCACGCGGTGTGGACGGCGCACGAACTCCCGCTGCCCGTCGAGGAGTCCGACACGTACACCGCGCTGCCGGCGCCCGGCTGGCTGCTGCACGGAACCCGGCACGACGGGATCGTCCGGCTGGTCAACCACGGCAGCGACCACAACCCGCTCCCGGAAGCGGGCGACACCGACCCGGACGCGGGGGCGGGCGAGGACGACCCGCACTACGCGAAGCTGGCGTACTCGACGGCGACCGCCCCGGAGTCCGCGCCGCACGCCTTCGCCCGGAACGTCGACAACCATCTGGCGCTGCTGGCCCCGGACGGCACCCCGTCCCGGCGCCGCCGCATCCACCCCCTGCGGTGCGAGGACCGCGTCGCCGCCTCCTGGTCGACGGCGCGGCTGCCGGGCGACGAGCACGCGTACCGGATCGGGACGACGAGCGTGCTGCACGGGCCGTGGGAGATCCGGGTGCACCGGGTCGAGGCGCCCGAGGGCGCGGTGGTCCGCGAGGGCGGTCACGCGGTCGCGCACGGAACGAGCCCGTTCGCCTCGTCGGGCCCCGGCTGGGCACTCGCCCGTACCGCCGAGGGACTGTCCAGCGCGGTGGTGGGGCTGTACGGCTGGGACGGCGGGCCCGAGGACGCCGCGGTGGCGCGCGACGTCGAGTCCAACGCGTACGGACCGCACTCGGCCGTCCCGTATCTGCGCGGCGCCCCCCACCGGGGTGGCCGGAGCGTCCATGTCACGCTCGTGGTGCTGTCCCGCGACGCCGTCCACCCGGAGGCGCTGCGCACCGCCGTACGGGTGCGGGTGGACGGGGACGCGGTGACGCTGGGCTTCCTGGACGGCCGCACGGTCGAGGTGTGA
- a CDS encoding polysaccharide lyase 8 family protein: MQVSRRTLLAASGGATASAVLAAGPARAAARNGTQESGQITGDDFDGLLDRAGTLLTGGAFDPADPDFAAGVAALDGTAGALWESLDRGAGRTALWSDLSPLTDPGNFGQSYTRLRTIAVAWATPGTALSGQAETAEALLGALRFAYDTAYHPSARETGNWWFWEIGAPRALMDCCVLLRERLPAADLADYLAVVDRFCPDAGRRTNSPTLPETGANRTDKAVIVALRGLLGKDADKVASARDALSDVRDSGRNSLFRYTTSGDGFYEDGSFVQHSEVAYTGSYGTVLLGGAAWLLSLLAGSPWAVTDPKVSVMYEAVERSFVPVIFDGLMMDAVRGRAISRERAGDHRDGASAVAAILLLATGAPTGLAERWRSLVKGWLTRNRTTPFAALATLPQLALAKAVLAEGGIRPAPRTTGSFVFADMDRVVHRRPGWACTLSLSSKRISAYEAGNGENLHGWYTGDGMTYLYDGDDLGQYNDGFWPTVDPYRLPGTTVDTRPREDLGTGAGTSTYRPSNAVAGGAALDGRYGAAAMELIGAPGSSLRARKAWFLLDNTVVALGAGITSGDGRPVETVIENRNLGAYGRNRLLVDGIPRHDGTSGAAHWAHIEGVGGYVLPGGAALRTLREERTGTWRAIDTGADTGGGTDPVTRRYLTLWLDHGPSPAGAGYAYVLLPGASAAATAVWSASRPVRIVANDATAQAVEDRRTGLTAVHFWAAGTAAGITASGPATVLVRRRGARTSVAVADPGRTGTSVTVGLPAGARKVAEADDTVQVALGRRPVLTVAVGGSRGHTHRAELVQ; the protein is encoded by the coding sequence ATGCAGGTGAGCAGAAGGACCCTTCTCGCCGCGAGCGGCGGTGCCACCGCCTCCGCGGTCCTGGCGGCGGGCCCGGCGCGGGCGGCGGCGCGGAACGGCACACAGGAGTCGGGGCAGATCACCGGCGACGACTTCGACGGTCTCCTCGACCGGGCGGGGACCCTGCTCACCGGAGGCGCTTTCGACCCGGCGGACCCCGACTTCGCCGCCGGTGTCGCCGCCCTGGACGGCACCGCGGGGGCGCTGTGGGAGAGCCTGGACCGCGGCGCCGGGCGGACCGCCCTGTGGTCCGACCTCTCACCGCTCACCGACCCGGGCAACTTCGGTCAGAGCTACACCCGGCTGCGCACCATCGCCGTCGCCTGGGCCACCCCCGGGACCGCCCTCTCCGGCCAGGCGGAGACCGCGGAAGCACTGCTCGGAGCGCTGCGGTTCGCGTACGACACGGCCTACCACCCCTCGGCCCGTGAGACGGGCAACTGGTGGTTCTGGGAGATCGGGGCGCCGCGCGCGCTGATGGACTGCTGCGTGCTGCTGCGCGAGCGGCTGCCGGCCGCCGATCTCGCGGACTACCTGGCGGTCGTCGACCGGTTCTGCCCCGACGCGGGCCGCCGCACCAACTCCCCCACGCTGCCCGAGACCGGCGCCAACCGCACGGACAAGGCCGTGATCGTGGCGCTGCGCGGGCTGCTCGGCAAGGACGCGGACAAGGTGGCGTCGGCGCGGGACGCCCTCTCCGACGTACGCGACTCCGGCCGCAACAGCCTCTTCCGCTATACGACTTCGGGCGACGGCTTCTACGAGGACGGCTCGTTCGTCCAGCACTCTGAGGTGGCGTACACCGGCTCCTACGGCACGGTCCTGCTCGGCGGCGCCGCCTGGCTGCTCTCCCTCCTCGCCGGCTCCCCGTGGGCCGTGACCGACCCCAAGGTGTCGGTGATGTACGAGGCCGTGGAGCGCAGCTTCGTTCCGGTGATCTTCGACGGGCTGATGATGGACGCGGTGCGCGGCCGGGCGATCTCCCGGGAGCGGGCCGGCGACCACCGCGACGGGGCCTCTGCCGTGGCGGCGATCCTGCTCCTGGCGACCGGCGCCCCCACCGGCCTGGCGGAGCGCTGGCGCTCGCTGGTCAAGGGCTGGCTCACCCGCAACCGCACGACCCCGTTCGCCGCGCTGGCCACCCTGCCCCAACTCGCCCTGGCCAAGGCGGTCCTGGCCGAGGGAGGCATCCGCCCCGCGCCCCGCACCACGGGCAGCTTCGTCTTCGCCGACATGGACCGCGTCGTCCACCGCCGCCCCGGCTGGGCCTGCACCCTGTCGCTGTCCTCGAAGCGCATCTCCGCGTACGAGGCGGGCAACGGCGAGAACCTGCACGGCTGGTACACCGGCGACGGCATGACCTACCTCTACGACGGCGACGACCTCGGGCAGTACAACGACGGCTTCTGGCCGACCGTGGACCCGTACCGCCTCCCGGGCACCACGGTCGACACCCGCCCGCGCGAGGACCTCGGCACCGGCGCCGGCACCTCCACCTACCGGCCGTCGAACGCCGTGGCGGGCGGCGCGGCGCTGGACGGCCGCTACGGCGCCGCCGCGATGGAGCTGATCGGCGCCCCCGGCAGCAGCCTGCGCGCCCGGAAGGCGTGGTTCCTGCTCGACAACACGGTCGTCGCGCTCGGCGCGGGCATCACCTCGGGCGACGGCCGCCCGGTCGAGACGGTGATCGAGAACCGCAACCTGGGCGCGTACGGCCGCAACCGGCTGCTCGTGGACGGCATCCCGCGCCACGACGGCACCTCCGGCGCGGCTCATTGGGCGCACATCGAGGGGGTCGGCGGCTATGTGCTGCCCGGCGGCGCCGCCCTGCGCACCCTGCGCGAGGAACGCACCGGCACCTGGCGGGCCATCGACACGGGCGCGGACACCGGCGGCGGCACCGACCCCGTCACCCGCCGCTACCTCACCCTCTGGCTCGACCACGGTCCCTCCCCCGCCGGCGCCGGGTACGCCTACGTGCTGCTGCCCGGTGCCTCGGCCGCCGCGACCGCGGTGTGGTCGGCGTCCCGGCCGGTGCGGATCGTCGCCAACGACGCCACCGCCCAGGCCGTGGAGGACCGCAGGACCGGTCTGACCGCGGTGCACTTCTGGGCCGCCGGCACGGCCGCGGGCATCACCGCCTCCGGTCCGGCGACGGTCCTGGTGCGGCGGCGGGGCGCCCGGACGTCCGTGGCGGTCGCCGACCCGGGCCGCACGGGGACCTCCGTCACGGTCGGCCTGCCGGCCGGCGCGCGGAAGGTCGCCGAGGCCGACGACACCGTACAAGTCGCCCTCGGCCGCAGGCCGGTGCTCACCGTCGCCGTCGGCGGCTCCCGGGGCCACACCCACCGCGCCGAACTCGTCCAGTAA
- a CDS encoding M60 family metallopeptidase — protein MRKPSHSVAPAASPTAEAASSVGRRAVLAAAAGAGAAVALGVTATTAHARPATGRPVGRPVSVTVTGRPAAEAERLRLAQALRGSEFQPTGLYAPAGTPLSLTVQPHDGLVPTLWIGAWDYYGEVTEPRGYPLTAGANTVTDPHGGPVYLTLTGRGERAGVLFRSGAVPMPVFTLGRTSEADYQHQLDTLTVSPWVELHAPHTIMTLTREGALLYRDEDHAALLRLVETIVDSHARISGLDGSKPVHRRKAGPYHFTEVSKVPSGVGAYATHGYNGFPRAYLDRATTVEGLRTRGWGLYHELGHLHQQMAYKPGGLTEVTVNIYSLAAQRTLKQPSNLLTVDPATGLTVFQTSRAKFGTPGLTYEKSFGAYEKLVPLRQLELAFGEDFWPRLHKLVREENPQSDYTEDAKRYRALATYSSRIAGYDLSDFFVNTWAFPIDATGRDELAALNLPQPPVDPSTLSD, from the coding sequence ATGCGTAAGCCCAGCCACTCCGTCGCCCCGGCCGCCTCCCCCACCGCCGAAGCCGCCTCCTCCGTGGGCCGCCGCGCCGTCCTCGCCGCGGCGGCGGGCGCGGGAGCGGCGGTGGCCCTCGGCGTCACCGCGACCACCGCCCACGCCCGGCCCGCGACCGGCCGGCCCGTCGGACGCCCCGTGTCCGTGACCGTCACCGGACGCCCCGCCGCCGAGGCGGAACGGCTGCGGCTCGCCCAGGCGTTGCGCGGTTCGGAGTTCCAGCCGACCGGCCTGTACGCGCCCGCCGGGACCCCGCTCTCGCTGACCGTCCAGCCGCACGACGGCCTGGTGCCCACGCTGTGGATCGGGGCCTGGGACTACTACGGCGAGGTCACCGAACCCCGCGGCTACCCGCTGACCGCCGGCGCCAACACGGTGACCGACCCGCACGGCGGCCCGGTCTACCTGACGCTCACCGGGCGCGGCGAGCGGGCCGGCGTGCTGTTCCGGTCCGGCGCGGTCCCGATGCCGGTCTTCACCCTGGGCCGCACCAGCGAGGCGGACTACCAGCACCAGCTGGACACGCTGACCGTCTCGCCCTGGGTGGAGCTGCACGCCCCGCACACGATCATGACGCTGACCCGCGAGGGCGCCCTGCTGTACCGCGACGAGGACCACGCGGCGCTGCTCCGGCTGGTCGAGACCATCGTGGACTCGCACGCCCGGATCAGCGGCCTCGACGGCTCGAAGCCGGTGCACCGGCGCAAGGCGGGGCCGTATCACTTCACCGAGGTCAGCAAGGTGCCCTCCGGTGTCGGCGCCTACGCCACGCACGGCTACAACGGCTTCCCGCGTGCCTACCTGGACCGGGCCACCACCGTCGAGGGCCTGCGCACCCGGGGCTGGGGGCTCTACCACGAGCTCGGCCACCTCCATCAGCAGATGGCGTACAAGCCGGGCGGCCTCACCGAGGTCACCGTGAACATCTACTCGCTGGCCGCGCAGCGCACCCTGAAGCAGCCGTCGAACCTGCTCACGGTCGATCCCGCGACCGGTCTGACCGTATTCCAGACCTCGCGGGCCAAGTTCGGCACACCCGGTCTCACCTACGAGAAGTCCTTCGGGGCGTACGAGAAGCTGGTGCCGCTGCGTCAGCTGGAGCTGGCGTTCGGGGAGGACTTCTGGCCGCGCCTGCACAAGCTGGTCCGCGAGGAGAACCCGCAGTCCGACTACACCGAGGACGCCAAGCGCTACCGGGCCCTGGCCACCTACTCCAGCCGGATCGCCGGGTACGACCTGAGCGACTTCTTCGTGAACACCTGGGCGTTCCCCATCGACGCCACGGGCCGGGACGAGCTCGCCGCGCTGAACCTCCCCCAGCCGCCCGTCGACCCGAGCACACTCTCCGACTGA
- a CDS encoding LacI family transcriptional regulator — protein MRRQSTAGDGQRRATVTDVARRAGVSTATVSRVLNRNYPVAEATRERVESAMRELGYVVNAHARALAGVSNRTVGIIVNEVIDPFYAYIARGVEREAALGGRLCLVCCTQGDPQRELAFIDLMHERRADAVVVVGGSIADRGYTSELARRARELDAGGSKLVLCGRPPLGESAPTAAVEYDNEGGAFAITDHLLMQGHERILYLGGPPKLSTTRDRLAGHRRALELRGVEVDPALAQPGAFSRNFGYRRMAELLRDGPEFTAVFAANDMVAAGAAQALEEAGLRVPKDISLVGYDDIPVAQELRPRLTTVHVPLEEMGRQAVRLAVSGGDEDDWREPTTGALRLGTHIVVRDSVAPRSGRTSRR, from the coding sequence ATGCGCCGGCAGAGCACGGCCGGGGACGGACAGCGGCGCGCGACGGTCACCGATGTCGCCCGGCGCGCGGGCGTCTCGACCGCCACCGTCTCACGCGTCCTGAACCGCAACTACCCCGTCGCCGAGGCGACCCGGGAACGCGTCGAGTCGGCCATGCGCGAGCTGGGTTACGTGGTCAACGCGCATGCCCGCGCCCTGGCCGGCGTCTCCAACCGCACCGTCGGCATCATCGTCAACGAGGTCATCGACCCCTTCTACGCCTACATCGCGCGCGGGGTGGAGCGGGAGGCCGCGCTCGGCGGGCGGCTCTGCCTGGTCTGCTGCACCCAGGGCGACCCGCAGCGCGAGCTGGCCTTCATCGACCTGATGCACGAGCGCCGCGCCGACGCGGTCGTGGTGGTCGGCGGCTCCATCGCGGACCGCGGCTACACCTCCGAGCTGGCCCGCCGGGCGCGCGAGCTGGACGCGGGCGGCTCGAAGCTGGTGCTGTGCGGCCGGCCCCCGCTCGGCGAGTCCGCGCCGACCGCCGCCGTGGAGTACGACAACGAGGGCGGCGCCTTCGCCATCACCGACCACCTGCTGATGCAGGGGCACGAGCGCATCCTCTACCTCGGCGGCCCGCCCAAGCTCTCCACCACCCGCGACCGGCTCGCCGGCCACCGCCGGGCCCTGGAGCTGCGCGGCGTGGAAGTCGATCCCGCGCTGGCCCAGCCCGGCGCCTTCAGCCGCAACTTCGGCTACCGGCGGATGGCGGAACTGCTGCGGGACGGACCGGAGTTCACTGCTGTGTTCGCGGCCAACGACATGGTCGCCGCCGGTGCCGCCCAGGCCCTGGAGGAGGCCGGTCTGCGCGTACCCAAGGACATCTCGCTGGTGGGGTACGACGACATCCCGGTCGCCCAGGAACTGCGCCCCCGGCTGACCACCGTCCATGTCCCGCTGGAGGAGATGGGCCGCCAGGCGGTGCGGCTCGCCGTGTCCGGCGGGGACGAGGACGACTGGCGGGAGCCGACCACCGGGGCGCTGCGACTCGGCACCCACATCGTGGTACGCGATTCCGTGGCACCCCGGTCCGGCAGAACCAGCCGTAGGTGA